The following DNA comes from Clostridia bacterium.
TCTTCGAGGAGATATTCTCGGAAAAGGAGGGTTTGGCCGCTACCAAGCACCAACGCATCTTTGTGAGCCGTAGTTGTGAGGTCGAGAGGAACAAGCTAACCTGGGCACTGAAAGAACTGCGGAGGCTGGTGGGGGTGCCGCAGGGCGATGGAGTCACTGCTCAGGGCGGTGGTGGCGAAGCGGCAGTTTCGATGCTGAGGCCGACAGGGCACGCGGACATAGTCGACGTGCTTAATTCCGTGATACCTGGCTGCCGCTGTACTGCTAGGCTGGAGAATGAGGAATGGTTCTTGTGCCAGAGGTCTAGCAAGGGAGCAGAAACAGTTGCGGAGCAAGTGGCAGCCACAAAATAAGAAAGCGGTTTCGGGGATGCTGAGGTGGGTAGGTTCGGGGCTGGGGCGGGAACCGGGCCGGGTGAGGGAGGAACTGAGATAGCAGGAGTACCCACTGGGGATTAAAAGCAGGTATACGGAGCTTATCTACTGGCTGTAAAAAAGCAGTTCTCGGAGTTAAGAAGCTTAGGAAGTAAAAGTTGAGCCTAAGAAACTTATTTTATGGAAGTCATTAATGTGAGTAAAAAAGCGGGATTAATAGTTAAGCGGATTATTGATTTGATAACTTCTGTTTTTGGGCTGGGGTTACTGTCACCTTTCTTTCTTCTTATAGCTATGGCTATCAAGATAGACTCTCCAGGCCCAGTATTTTACCGTCAGGAGCGGATCGGGAAGAATGGTGTACCTTTCCGGGTGTTTAAATTCAGGAGCATGGTTGTTGGAGCTGACAAAATGGGTTTGGGCCTAGCCGTGGCCAAAGATGACCCCCGAATCACTAGAGTAGGAAAGTGGCTTCGGCGCTACAGCCTGGATGAATTGCCCCAGCTAATAAACGTTGTCAGAGGCGAGATGAGTATAGTCGGCCCTCGGCCCACAATTAGGCAACAGGTGGAGCAGTACGATGCCTTTCAGCGCCGGCGCCTCAATATGAAGCCCGGCATTACCGGTTGGGCCCAGGTAAACGGCCGCAACAGTATCAGTTGGGAGGAACGGATCGAGCTTGACGTGTGGTATGTTGACCACTGGTCATTATGGCTGGATGCGAAGATCATGGCTTTGACAATACCAAAGCTTTTGACTTCTTCTAGCGAAGAACTTTATGGCCGCGACGGGGTCACCCCAGACCTAGGGGACCCTCAATCGAACAGCGGACCTCCACTATGCGGGTAGTGGTTCAAACTAAAGGCCATAGGAGACTAACTATGTTGAAGGTGTTGTTTACAGCTGTGGGAAGAAGGGTAGCTCTGCTAAGGAGCTTCCGGCGCGCCTTTTTGGATCTTGATCTAGAGGGCGTTATACTTGCTACTGACATGGACCCAGCAGCTCCTGGGTTGCTTGAGGCTGATCGTGCGTTCCTTTTTCCGGATTTTAGATCAGAGTCGTATCTACCTAAGCTTCTGGAGATATGCGAAAGAGAAGGGGTCAACTTGCTTATCCCTCTAATTGACCCCGAACTACCATTACTTGCACAGCATAAGGAAACGTTCGAGAGCATTAATACTGTTCTAGTACTGTCTTCGCTGTCATCAGTAAGCATAGCGAACGATAAGCTAGCTACGTTTGCGTTCTT
Coding sequences within:
- a CDS encoding sugar transferase, with translation MEVINVSKKAGLIVKRIIDLITSVFGLGLLSPFFLLIAMAIKIDSPGPVFYRQERIGKNGVPFRVFKFRSMVVGADKMGLGLAVAKDDPRITRVGKWLRRYSLDELPQLINVVRGEMSIVGPRPTIRQQVEQYDAFQRRRLNMKPGITGWAQVNGRNSISWEERIELDVWYVDHWSLWLDAKIMALTIPKLLTSSSEELYGRDGVTPDLGDPQSNSGPPLCG